In Rhododendron vialii isolate Sample 1 chromosome 9a, ASM3025357v1, the following are encoded in one genomic region:
- the LOC131301829 gene encoding 2-alkenal reductase (NADP(+)-dependent)-like isoform X4 encodes MAEVSNKQVILRDYVMNGLPKESDFELRSSKIRLSVAQGSKTVVVKNLYLSCDPYMRIRMRNSIGSYIAPFTPGSPITGRGVAKVIDSGHPNYKKGDLVWGMTGWEEYSLITEPETLFKIEHTDVPLSYYTGILGMPGLTAYAGFYEVGSPKEGEYVFVSAASGAVGQLVGQFAKLKNCYVVGSAGSKEKVYLLKDRFGFDEAFNYKEEHDLDKALKRCLPDGIDIYFENVGGKMLDAVLQNMRLHGRIPVCGMISQYNLEEQEGAHNLLCLITKRVRMEGFLVFDYYPMYAKYRDMVLPLIREGKITYVEDIAEGLQNAPAALIGLFSGRNIGKQLVLVARE; translated from the exons ATGGCGGAGGTGAGCAACAAGCAGGTAATCCTGAGGGACTACGTGATGAATGGTCTCCCAAAAGAGTCAGATTTCGAGTTGAGGAGCAGTAAGATTCGACTGAGTGTAGCACAAGGTTCGAAAACGGTTGTGGTGAAGAACCTCTACTTGTCTTGCGACCCTTACATGCGTATCCGCATGAGGAATTCCATAGGCAGCTACATTGCCCCATTCACACCTGGTTCG CCTATAACTGGTCGTGGAGTGGCTAAAGTTATTGATTCTGGACATCCAAATTACAAGAAGGGTGACTTAGTTTGGGGAATGACTGGATGGGAAGAGTATAGTCTCATTACAGAACCAGAGACACTCTTTAAAATTGAACACACAGATGTGCCTCTTTCGTATTATACTGGAATCCTTG GTATGCCTGGTTTGACAGCCTATGCTGGTTTTTATGAGGTAGGCTCTCCTAAGGAAGGAGAGTACGTATTCGTTTCTGCTGCATCTGGAGCTGTTGGTCAGCTTGTTGGCCAGTTTGCAAAGTTAAAGAACTGTTATGTGGTTGGAAGTGCTGGATCCAAAGAAAAG GTTTATCTGCTGAAGGACAGGTTCGGGTTTGATGAAGCTTTCAACTATAAAGAAGAACACGACTTGGATAAAGCACTCAAAAG GTGCTTACCTGATGGCATCGATATCTACTTTGAGAATGTTGGAGGAAAGATGCTTGATGCGGTACTTCAGAACATGAGACTCCACGGTCGCATTCCTGTGTGCGGGATGATCTCACAGTACAACCTTGAAGAACAGGAAGGTGCACACAACCTGTTGTGCCTCATCACAAAACGAGTCCGAATGGAAGGATTCCTGGTTTTTGATTACTATCCCATGTATGCAAAGTATCGAGACATGGTCCTGCCCCTCATACGAGAAGGGAAAATTACATATGTGGAAGACATAGCAGAAGGCCTGCAGAATGCACCAGCGGCTCTTATTGGTCTTTTCTCTGGTCGAAATATTGGGAAACAGTTGGTGTTGGTTGCTCGTGAATGA
- the LOC131301824 gene encoding pentatricopeptide repeat-containing protein At4g20770-like isoform X2 gives MIRNGLSADTFLSNRLIEFYSKCGDTPTARHLFDKMPMRNIYSWHAMLDGYCKASKLKDAREVFAAMPERNTVSWNTLISALARSGLEQEAMDVYHMMNLEGFMPTHFTLASVFSACGALVDVDCGMECHGVAIKIGLDKNVFVANALLCMYAKCRCIEDSIRAFGDLPIPNEVSFTAMMGILADSDRVEEAFSMFRTMHRTGICIDSVSLSSVMGVCARDRRGQFGITSEAYGFSSNMHGHQIHGLSVKLGFERDLHLINSLLDMYAKKGDMTSAETIFNNLPEVSVVSWNIMIGGYGQNHDTEKAMDYMHGMLHQGFEPDEVTHINMLAACVKSGDIEIGRRIFDRIVCPSLSSWNAILSGYSQNDNHKEAIKLFREMQFRGVQPDRTTLAIMTSSCAGIGLLEGGKQVHAYSLRALFHTDIYLASGLIGIYSKCHKIETAKCIFNNMLELDSACWNSMIAGLSLNSLDKEAFSLFKKMLGKGLLSTQFSYAIILSCCANLSSLSHGRQIHARIAKDGYMTDVYVGSALINMYCKCGDVDGAREYFDEMPLKNIVTWNEMIHGYAQNGCGEEAVSVYKDMIVSGEEPDGITFVAVLTACSHSGLVDTGIEIFNSMKLEHGVDLLLDHCTCIIDALGRAGRFHEAEVLIDRMPYKDDPIVWEVLLSSCRVHANVSLARRAAEELFRLDPQNSAPYVLLANMYSSLGRWEEAKVFRKMMGDKQVSKNPGYSWVEPKNRMEVFDVDEDFRMVVDKFEAANI, from the coding sequence ATGATCCGTAACGGCCTCTCAGCCGACACCTTCCTATCCAACCGCCTCATTGAGTTCTATTCCAAATGCGGTGATACACCTACCGCACGCCATCTATTCGATAAAATGCCGATGAGAAACATTTATTCTTGGCACGCAATGTTAGACGGGTATTGTAAAGCCAGCAAGTTGAAAGACGCGCGTGAAGTATTTGCAGCAATGCCCGAAAGAAACACGGTGTCGTGGAACACTTTGATTAGCGCCTTAGCTCGAAGTGGGTTAGAGCAAGAAGCAATGGATGTTTATCACATGATGAATCTTGAAGGTTTTATGCCTACCCATTTCACATTGGCTAGTGTTTTCAGTGCTTGTGGTGCATTGGTGGATGTGGATTGTGGTATGGAGTGCCATGGGGTTGCTATCAAGATTGGTCTTGATAAAAATGTGTTTGTGGCTAATGCTTTATTGTGCATGTATGCAAAGTGTAGGTGCATTGAGGATTCAATTCGGGCATTTGGCGACTTACCCATACCTAACGAGGTTTCTTTCACAGCAATGATGGGAATTTTAGCAGATAGTGACCGGGTTGAGGAGGCTTTTAGTATGTTTAGAACAATGCATAGAACAGGAATTTGTATCGATTCCGTTTCACTGTCTAGTGTTATGGGTGTTTGTGCCAGAGACAGAAGAGGACAATTTGGTATCACTAGTGAGGCTTATGGTTTTTCAAGTAATATGCATGGGCACCAAATACACGGCCTCAGTGTTAAGCTTGGTTTTGAGAGAGATCTTCACTTAATTAATTCATTGCTTGATATGTATGCAAAGAAAGGAGACATGACGAGTGCTGAGACTATTTTCAATAATTTACCCGAAGTTAGTGTTGTTTCTTGGAACATAATGATTGGTGGGTACGGGCAGAATCATGACACTGAGAAGGCCATGGATTATATGCATGGGATGCTGCATCAGGGTTTTGAACCTGATGAGGTCACTCACATCAATATGCTTGCAGCATGCGTCAAGTCTGGAGATATTGAAATTGGGCGTCGAATATTTGATAGGATCGTATGCCCAAGCTTGAGTTCATGGAATGCCATACTCTCAGGGTATTCACAGAACGATAACCATAAAGAGGCAATAAAACTTTTTAGAGAGATGCAGTTTCGAGGGGTCCAGCCTGATCGTACTACTTTGGCTATTATGACAAGCTCGTGTGCTGGAATAGGACTTCTGGAGGGTGGAAAACAGGTCCATGCTTACTCACTAAGGGCTTTGTTTCATACTGATATATATCTTGCCAGCGGACTTATTGGCATTTATTCAAAATGCCATAAAATAGAGACAGCAAAATGTATTTTCAATAACATGCTGGAATTGGATAGTGCCTGTTGGAATTCTATGATAGCAGGTTTGTCACTGAATTCACTAGACAAGGAAGCTTTCTCTTTATTTAAGAAAATGTTAGGAAAGGGGCTGTTGTCCACCCAATTCTCTTATGCTATCATCTTGAGTTGTTGTGCAAATCTATCATCTTTGTCTCACGGGAGGCAAATTCATGCCCGGATAGCAAAAGATGGATATATGACTGATGTATATGTGGGGAGTGCTCTAATTAATATGTATTGTAAATGTGGTGATGTAGATGGGGCTAGGGAATATTTTGATGAGATGCCCTTGAAAAATATTGTTACTTGGAATGAGATGATCCATGGATATGCACAAAATGGATGTGGTGAAGAGGCTGTTAGTGTATATAAAGACATGATTGTATCAGGTGAGGAACCTGATGGAATTACATTTGTTGCTGTTCTAACTGCGTGTAGCCATTCAGGACTAGTTGATACGGGGATCGAAATATTCAATTCGATGAAGCTTGAACATGGTGTGGACCTACTTTTGGATCACTGCACATGCATCATAGATGCTCTGGGACGTGCTGGTCGATTCCATGAAGCAGAAGTATTAATAGATAGAATGCCATACAAAGATGATCCTATTGTATGGGAAGTTTTACTTAGTTCTTGTCGGGTTCATGCTAATGTGAGCCTAGCTAGAAGAGCAGCAGAGGAGCTTTTTCGTCTGGACCCACAAAACTCTGCCCCTTATGTGCTTCTAGCCAATATGTACTCTTCTTTGGGGAGATGGGAAGAAGCAAAGGTTTTTAGGAAAATGATGGGTGATAAGCAGGTATCAAAGAATCCAGGTTATAGCTGGGTTGAACCCAAGAACAGAATGGAAGTCTTTGACGTTGATGAGGATTTTAGGATGGTGGTTGATAAATTCGAAGCCGCAAATATTTGA
- the LOC131301827 gene encoding 2-alkenal reductase (NADP(+)-dependent)-like isoform X2: MAEVSNKQVILRDYVMNGLPKESDFELRSSKIRLSVAQGSKTFVVKNLYLSCDPYMRIRMRNSIGSYFTPFTPGSPITGFGVAKVIDSGHPNYKKGDVVWGMTGWEEYSLITEPETLFKIEHTDVPLSYYTGILGMPGLTAYAGFYEVGSPKEGEYVFVSAASGAVGQLIGQFAKLKNCYVVGSAGSKEKVDLLKDKFGFDDAFNYKEEHDLDKALKRCLPDGIDIYFENVGGKMLDAVLLNMRLHGRIPVCGMISQYNLEEQEGAHNLLCLITKRVRMEGFVVFDYYPMYPKYRDMVLPLIREGKITFVEDIAEGLQNAPAALIGLFSGRNIGKQLVLVARE, from the exons ATGGCGGAGGTGAGCAACAAGCAGGTAATCCTTAGGGACTACGTGATGAATGGTCTCCCAAAAGAGTCAGATTTCGAGTTGAGGAGCAGTAAGATTCGACTGAGTGTAGCACAAGGTTCGAAAACGTTTGTGGTGAAGAACCTCTACTTGTCTTGCGACCCCTACATGCGTATCCGAATGAGGAATTCCATAGGCAGCTACTTTACCCCATTCACACCTGGTTCG CCTATAACTGGTTTTGGAGTGGCTAAAGTTATTGATTCTGGACATCCAAATTACAAGAAGGGTGACGTAGTTTGGGGAATGACTGGATGGGAAGAGTATAGTCTCATTACAGAACCAGAGACACTCTTTAAAATTGAACACACAGATGTGCCTCTTTCTTATTATACTGGAATCCTTG GTATGCCTGGTTTGACAGCCTATGCTGGTTTTTACGAGGTAGGCTCTCCTAAGGAAGGAGAGTACGTATTCGTTTCTGCTGCATCTGGAGCTGTTGGTCAGCTTATTGGCCAGTTTGCAAAGTTAAAGAACTGTTATGTGGTTGGAAGTGCTGGATCCAAAGAAAAG GTTGATCTGCTGAAGGACAAGTTCGGGTTTGATGATGCTTTCAACTATAAAGAAGAACACGACTTGGATAAAGCACTCAAAAG GTGCTTACCTGATGGCATCGATATCTACTTTGAGAATGTTGGAGGAAAGATGCTTGATGCGGTACTTCTGAACATGAGACTCCACGGTCGCATTCCTGTGTGCGGGATGATCTCACAGTACAACCTTGAAGAACAGGAAGGTGCACACAACCTGTTGTGCCTCATCACAAAACGAGTCCGAATGGAAGGATTCGTGGTTTTCGATTACTATCCCATGTATCCAAAGTATCGAGACATGGTCCTGCCCCTCATACGAGAAGGGAAAATTACATTTGTGGAAGACATAGCAGAAGGCCTGCAGAATGCACCAGCGGCTCTTATTGGTCTTTTCTCTGGTCGAAATATTGGGAAACAGTTGGTGTTGGTTGCTCGTGAATGA
- the LOC131301835 gene encoding acetolactate synthase small subunit 1, chloroplastic-like — translation MINRIARVFARRGYNIESLAVGLNKDKALFTIVVSGTERVLHQVMEQLQKLVNVLKVEDISKEPQVERELMLIKMNADPMYRVEVMWLVDIFRAKIVDISEHSLTIEVTGDPGKMVAVQRNLSKFGIREIARTGKIALRREKMGESAPF, via the exons ATGATAAATAGGATTGCCAGAGTTTTTGCAAGAAGGGGATACAACATCGAGTCCCTCGCTGTTGGTCTGAACAAGGATAAGGCCCTCTTCACCATAGTTGTATCTGGAACTGAAAGAGTGTTGCATCAAGTTATGGAACAGCTTCAAAAGCTTGTGAATGTTTTGAAG GTTGAAGATATATCAAAAGAGCCTCAGGTGGAACGTGAGCTGATGCTCATCAAAATGAATGCAGATCCAATGTACCGAGTTGAG GTCATGTGGTTGGTGGACATTTTTAGAGCTAAAATTGTTGATATCTCGGAGCACTCGCTAACTATTGAG GTGACTGGAGACCCAGGCAAAATGGTTGCAGTGCAAAGAAATTTAAGCAAGTTTGGTATTAGAGAAATTGCCAGAACTGGAAAG ATTGCTTTAAGAAGGGAAAAGATGGGGGAGTCTGCTCCCTTTTGA
- the LOC131301834 gene encoding small ribosomal subunit protein eS6y-like, with amino-acid sequence MSKVKSHDTLVSLCLPSLNRSMEWVMLFSCCGSNAASPITAQSLLSRAFYDNSLSQEVSGDALGEEFKGYVFKIMGGCDKQGFPMKQGVLTTGRPRLLLQRGTPCFHGHGRRTGERRRKSVRGCIVSPDLSVLNLVIVKKGESKLSGLTDTNKPRLRGPKRA; translated from the exons ATGTCAAAG GTGAAAAGTCATGATACACTGGTATCCTTATGCCTTCCATCGTTGAACAGGAGTATGGAGTGGGTGATGTTATTTTCCTGTTGTGGTTCAAATGCAGCCTCCCCCATTACTGCACAAAGTTTATTGAG CCGAGCTTTTTATGACAACAGCCTCTCACAAGAGGTTAGCGGAGATGCTCTTGGAGAG GAGTTTAAGGGCTATGTTTTCAAGATTATGGGAGGATGTGACAAGCAAGGATTCCCCATGAAACAAGGAGTGTTAACTACTGGTCGGCCCCGTCTCTTGCTCCAAAGAG GGACTCCATGCTTTCATGGACATGGAAGGCGCAccggagagaggaggaggaagtctGTTCGTGGGTGCATTGTGAGCCCAGACCTTTCTGTTCTGAACTTGGTTATTGTGAAGAAAGGTGAGAGCAAACTTTCCGGCTTGACTGACACTAACAAACCAAGGTTGAGGGGTCCTAAGAGGgcataa
- the LOC131301829 gene encoding 2-alkenal reductase (NADP(+)-dependent)-like isoform X2 encodes MAERVEEVSNKQVILRDYVSGFPKESDFEVRTSKIRLNAAQGSKSVVVKNLYLSCDPYMRNRMRNSIGSNSASLTPGSPITGYGVARVIDSRHPNVKIGDLVWGMTGWEDYSLITEPETLFKIEHKDVPLSYYTGILGMPGMTAYGGFYEVGSPKEGEYVFVSAASGAVGQLVGQFAKLKNCYVVGSAGSKEKVDLLKDKFGFDEAFNYKDEPDLDKALKRYFPDGIDIYFENVGGKMLDAVLLNMRLHGRIPVCGMISQYNLEEQEGAHNLFCLITKRIRMEGFTVFDYYPMYPKYLDMVLPLIREGKITYVEDIAEGLENAPAALIGLFSGRNIGKQVVLVARE; translated from the exons ATGGCGGAGAGAGTAGAGGAGGTGAGCAACAAGCAAGTGATTCTGAGGGACTACGTGAGTGGTTTCCCCAAAGAGTCAGATTTCGAGGTGAGGACCAGTAAGATTCGACTGAACGCAGCACAAGGTTCGAAATCGGTTGTGGTGAAGAATCTCTACTTGTCTTGCGATCCCTACATGCGTAACCGCATGAGGAATTCGATAGGCAGCAATAGTGCCTCATTAACTCCTGGTTCG CCTATAACTGGTTATGGAGTGGCTAGAGTGATTGATTCTAGACATCCAAATGTCAAGATAGGTGACTTAGTTTGGGGAATGACTGGATGGGAAGACTATAGTCTCATTACAGAACCAGAGACACTCTTTAAAATTGAACACAAAGATGTGCCTCTTTCTTATTATACTGGAATCCTTG GTATGCCTGGTATGACAGCCTATGGTGGTTTTTATGAGGTAGGCTCTCCTAAGGAAGGAGAGTACGTATTCGTTTCAGCTGCATCTGGAGCGGTTGGTCAGCTTGTTGGCCAGTTTGCAAAGCTAAAGAATTGTTATGTTGTTGGAAGTGCTGGATCCAAAGAAAAG GTTGATCTGCTGAAGGACAAATTCGGGTTTGATGAAGCTTTCAACTATAAAGACGAACCTGACTTGGATAAAGCACTCAAAAG GTACTTTCCTGATGGCATCGATATCTACTTCGAGAATGTTGGAGGAAAGATGCTTGATGCGGTACTTCTGAACATGAGACTCCACGGTCGCATTCCTGTGTGCGGGATGATCTCACAGTACAATCTTGAAGAACAGGAAGGTGCACACAACCTGTTCTGTCTCATTACAAAACGAATCCGAATGGAAGGATTCACGGTTTTCGATTACTATCCTATGTACCCAAAGTATCTTGACATGGTCTTGCCCCTCATACGAGAAGGGAAAATTACATATGTGGAAGACATAGCAGAAGGCCTAGAGAATGCTCCAGCGGCTCTTATTGGTCTTTTCTCTGGTCGCAATATTGGGAAACAAGTGGTGTTGGTTGCTCGTGAATGA
- the LOC131301824 gene encoding pentatricopeptide repeat-containing protein At4g20770-like isoform X1: METKAIFTHLANLLQFCIDKKANLSGKILHGYMIRNGLSADTFLSNRLIEFYSKCGDTPTARHLFDKMPMRNIYSWHAMLDGYCKASKLKDAREVFAAMPERNTVSWNTLISALARSGLEQEAMDVYHMMNLEGFMPTHFTLASVFSACGALVDVDCGMECHGVAIKIGLDKNVFVANALLCMYAKCRCIEDSIRAFGDLPIPNEVSFTAMMGILADSDRVEEAFSMFRTMHRTGICIDSVSLSSVMGVCARDRRGQFGITSEAYGFSSNMHGHQIHGLSVKLGFERDLHLINSLLDMYAKKGDMTSAETIFNNLPEVSVVSWNIMIGGYGQNHDTEKAMDYMHGMLHQGFEPDEVTHINMLAACVKSGDIEIGRRIFDRIVCPSLSSWNAILSGYSQNDNHKEAIKLFREMQFRGVQPDRTTLAIMTSSCAGIGLLEGGKQVHAYSLRALFHTDIYLASGLIGIYSKCHKIETAKCIFNNMLELDSACWNSMIAGLSLNSLDKEAFSLFKKMLGKGLLSTQFSYAIILSCCANLSSLSHGRQIHARIAKDGYMTDVYVGSALINMYCKCGDVDGAREYFDEMPLKNIVTWNEMIHGYAQNGCGEEAVSVYKDMIVSGEEPDGITFVAVLTACSHSGLVDTGIEIFNSMKLEHGVDLLLDHCTCIIDALGRAGRFHEAEVLIDRMPYKDDPIVWEVLLSSCRVHANVSLARRAAEELFRLDPQNSAPYVLLANMYSSLGRWEEAKVFRKMMGDKQVSKNPGYSWVEPKNRMEVFDVDEDFRMVVDKFEAANI, translated from the coding sequence ATGGAAACCAAGGCCATCTTTACGCACTTGGCTAATCTCTTGCAGTTCTGTATAGACAAGAAAGCCAACCTTTCAGGCAAAATCCTCCACGGCTACATGATCCGTAACGGCCTCTCAGCCGACACCTTCCTATCCAACCGCCTCATTGAGTTCTATTCCAAATGCGGTGATACACCTACCGCACGCCATCTATTCGATAAAATGCCGATGAGAAACATTTATTCTTGGCACGCAATGTTAGACGGGTATTGTAAAGCCAGCAAGTTGAAAGACGCGCGTGAAGTATTTGCAGCAATGCCCGAAAGAAACACGGTGTCGTGGAACACTTTGATTAGCGCCTTAGCTCGAAGTGGGTTAGAGCAAGAAGCAATGGATGTTTATCACATGATGAATCTTGAAGGTTTTATGCCTACCCATTTCACATTGGCTAGTGTTTTCAGTGCTTGTGGTGCATTGGTGGATGTGGATTGTGGTATGGAGTGCCATGGGGTTGCTATCAAGATTGGTCTTGATAAAAATGTGTTTGTGGCTAATGCTTTATTGTGCATGTATGCAAAGTGTAGGTGCATTGAGGATTCAATTCGGGCATTTGGCGACTTACCCATACCTAACGAGGTTTCTTTCACAGCAATGATGGGAATTTTAGCAGATAGTGACCGGGTTGAGGAGGCTTTTAGTATGTTTAGAACAATGCATAGAACAGGAATTTGTATCGATTCCGTTTCACTGTCTAGTGTTATGGGTGTTTGTGCCAGAGACAGAAGAGGACAATTTGGTATCACTAGTGAGGCTTATGGTTTTTCAAGTAATATGCATGGGCACCAAATACACGGCCTCAGTGTTAAGCTTGGTTTTGAGAGAGATCTTCACTTAATTAATTCATTGCTTGATATGTATGCAAAGAAAGGAGACATGACGAGTGCTGAGACTATTTTCAATAATTTACCCGAAGTTAGTGTTGTTTCTTGGAACATAATGATTGGTGGGTACGGGCAGAATCATGACACTGAGAAGGCCATGGATTATATGCATGGGATGCTGCATCAGGGTTTTGAACCTGATGAGGTCACTCACATCAATATGCTTGCAGCATGCGTCAAGTCTGGAGATATTGAAATTGGGCGTCGAATATTTGATAGGATCGTATGCCCAAGCTTGAGTTCATGGAATGCCATACTCTCAGGGTATTCACAGAACGATAACCATAAAGAGGCAATAAAACTTTTTAGAGAGATGCAGTTTCGAGGGGTCCAGCCTGATCGTACTACTTTGGCTATTATGACAAGCTCGTGTGCTGGAATAGGACTTCTGGAGGGTGGAAAACAGGTCCATGCTTACTCACTAAGGGCTTTGTTTCATACTGATATATATCTTGCCAGCGGACTTATTGGCATTTATTCAAAATGCCATAAAATAGAGACAGCAAAATGTATTTTCAATAACATGCTGGAATTGGATAGTGCCTGTTGGAATTCTATGATAGCAGGTTTGTCACTGAATTCACTAGACAAGGAAGCTTTCTCTTTATTTAAGAAAATGTTAGGAAAGGGGCTGTTGTCCACCCAATTCTCTTATGCTATCATCTTGAGTTGTTGTGCAAATCTATCATCTTTGTCTCACGGGAGGCAAATTCATGCCCGGATAGCAAAAGATGGATATATGACTGATGTATATGTGGGGAGTGCTCTAATTAATATGTATTGTAAATGTGGTGATGTAGATGGGGCTAGGGAATATTTTGATGAGATGCCCTTGAAAAATATTGTTACTTGGAATGAGATGATCCATGGATATGCACAAAATGGATGTGGTGAAGAGGCTGTTAGTGTATATAAAGACATGATTGTATCAGGTGAGGAACCTGATGGAATTACATTTGTTGCTGTTCTAACTGCGTGTAGCCATTCAGGACTAGTTGATACGGGGATCGAAATATTCAATTCGATGAAGCTTGAACATGGTGTGGACCTACTTTTGGATCACTGCACATGCATCATAGATGCTCTGGGACGTGCTGGTCGATTCCATGAAGCAGAAGTATTAATAGATAGAATGCCATACAAAGATGATCCTATTGTATGGGAAGTTTTACTTAGTTCTTGTCGGGTTCATGCTAATGTGAGCCTAGCTAGAAGAGCAGCAGAGGAGCTTTTTCGTCTGGACCCACAAAACTCTGCCCCTTATGTGCTTCTAGCCAATATGTACTCTTCTTTGGGGAGATGGGAAGAAGCAAAGGTTTTTAGGAAAATGATGGGTGATAAGCAGGTATCAAAGAATCCAGGTTATAGCTGGGTTGAACCCAAGAACAGAATGGAAGTCTTTGACGTTGATGAGGATTTTAGGATGGTGGTTGATAAATTCGAAGCCGCAAATATTTGA